Proteins co-encoded in one Flavivirga eckloniae genomic window:
- a CDS encoding SusC/RagA family TonB-linked outer membrane protein — protein sequence MRIFLLCISIGFSSVYANTYHAQTKIDIEVSNVTLEELFNEIQSKSKYIIFYKDGILNPDVKISLQLKNAKLSEVLNSAFSNTNLGYLIDDRQVVITKKNAPEEAGLKLDANSPQNITLKGKVTDEYGSPLPGANVLEKGTTNGAQTDFDGTFTLYVSSDRVTIVASYVGFISQEIPLDGKTNLEIALKENITTLEEVVVVGYGATVKKKDLTGSIASANLDNAVQTTNVSILQALQGAIAGVNINAVTDAGQNPTISVRGRNTLHNNKDNRRETDESSTNQPLIILDGIIYRGNLVDINPSDIKAIDVLKDASSAAIYGSQAANGVLVITTKSGGSSDQKPIINYTSSYSVQSPSNKMRPMRSAEYAEFYPEIFWQEGARIAPDYLQRNPNYDFSANLKSTFLVDGYNAGLDVDWWDQLTRTGSINMHNISIRQKTDNFNYFVSAGITDQKGFLVGDDYTRYNFRVNLESKVTDWLKIGTQTFAVVSDYSGVSPTSRDIFRIQPWAPIKDDEGEFIINPVDGINPFLVLQQDNSDIRLNLSSTLYADIDLPIDGLNYRLNYSNAYRTTNQFNFDPYGGVGQVGTGFKQHNIGWDQTLDNIVSYRKSFNNVHNLNVTLLYGIENRHINSTRAEGSNFDIKVLGYNRLQDGDATLRKIETAKEEESSLYQMARLMYNYKNKYFLTGTVRRDGFSGFGINDKTAVFPTGAVAWVLTEEGFANDSSWLNFLKLRGSYGQSGRRGVERLQTRAKVDSDPSVVFGDGNDPSIGRFISRLASNSLTWETTTGVNFGLDFEMLNSRLSGSVEYYNNKTENILFGIAIPRITGFSGINANIAEVANNGIELTLNGTIVKNKDFQWNTSFNFNRVRNEIVSILGISNDSDNDGKEDDLARNELFIGEPQNVLYNYDIIGMWQIADEADGTLPAGFFPGTYKLRDLNNDGNISSIDDRKIVGYQDPSYRFGIANTITYKDFTFYAFVNSIQGGDDYYLGDDAIHSRREQLSFTNIPSGGFDFWTPENPNAKYRRLDTGSQRGGTRYSSRSFVRLQDVTLSYNIPNKAMNTLGISNAKIFVSGKNLYTWTKWNGWDPETGAGFGAGGVPTMKSYSLGLNVEF from the coding sequence ATGAGAATATTTCTTTTATGTATCAGTATAGGATTTAGTTCTGTTTATGCTAATACATACCATGCCCAGACAAAAATTGACATTGAAGTTAGCAATGTAACATTAGAGGAACTTTTTAATGAAATTCAAAGCAAAAGCAAATACATTATCTTTTACAAAGACGGGATTCTAAATCCAGATGTAAAAATTTCGTTACAACTTAAAAACGCTAAGCTTTCTGAAGTATTAAATAGTGCATTCTCTAATACGAACTTAGGCTATTTAATTGACGATAGACAAGTTGTTATAACAAAAAAGAATGCGCCTGAAGAGGCTGGATTAAAGCTTGATGCAAATAGCCCTCAAAATATTACTCTTAAAGGAAAAGTAACAGATGAATATGGTAGCCCTTTACCCGGTGCCAATGTTTTAGAAAAAGGAACTACCAATGGAGCACAAACCGACTTCGACGGAACCTTTACCCTATATGTTTCAAGCGATAGAGTAACTATAGTTGCATCTTATGTAGGTTTTATTTCGCAAGAAATACCGCTTGATGGCAAAACCAACTTAGAAATAGCATTAAAAGAAAACATTACAACTTTAGAAGAAGTCGTTGTAGTTGGTTATGGAGCTACAGTGAAGAAAAAAGATTTAACTGGTTCAATAGCTAGTGCTAATCTTGACAATGCCGTACAAACAACAAATGTTTCAATACTTCAAGCACTGCAAGGAGCTATTGCCGGAGTTAATATAAATGCAGTGACTGATGCCGGTCAAAACCCTACCATATCTGTTAGAGGAAGAAATACGTTGCATAATAATAAAGACAATAGAAGGGAAACAGATGAATCAAGTACCAATCAACCACTTATTATATTAGATGGAATAATTTATAGAGGAAACTTAGTTGATATCAACCCTTCTGATATTAAAGCAATAGATGTGCTTAAAGATGCTAGTTCTGCAGCAATCTACGGATCACAGGCAGCAAATGGTGTTTTAGTGATAACAACTAAGAGTGGAGGAAGTTCAGATCAAAAACCTATAATAAACTATACATCTAGTTATTCTGTGCAAAGTCCATCAAATAAAATGCGTCCAATGCGATCAGCAGAATATGCAGAGTTTTATCCGGAGATTTTCTGGCAAGAAGGAGCGAGAATAGCCCCCGATTATCTTCAAAGAAATCCTAATTATGATTTTTCGGCGAATTTAAAGAGTACCTTTTTAGTTGATGGATATAATGCTGGTTTAGATGTAGATTGGTGGGATCAATTAACTAGAACTGGTAGCATAAATATGCATAATATTAGTATTAGGCAAAAAACTGATAATTTCAATTATTTCGTATCTGCGGGTATTACAGATCAAAAAGGATTCCTTGTTGGGGATGATTATACTAGATACAACTTTAGGGTAAATCTAGAATCTAAAGTAACAGACTGGTTAAAAATAGGTACACAAACCTTTGCTGTTGTTAGTGATTATTCAGGAGTTAGTCCCACTTCAAGAGATATATTTCGTATACAACCGTGGGCACCTATAAAAGATGATGAGGGAGAATTTATTATAAATCCGGTAGATGGAATTAACCCTTTTCTTGTACTTCAACAAGACAATTCAGACATACGATTAAATCTATCAAGCACATTGTATGCAGATATTGATTTACCTATAGATGGACTTAACTATAGGCTGAATTATTCAAATGCTTATAGAACAACCAATCAATTTAATTTTGATCCATATGGAGGAGTTGGACAAGTTGGAACAGGTTTCAAACAACATAATATTGGTTGGGATCAAACTTTGGATAATATTGTTTCATATAGAAAAAGTTTTAACAATGTTCATAATTTGAATGTTACGCTATTATATGGTATAGAAAATAGACATATAAATAGTACCAGAGCTGAAGGTAGTAATTTTGATATAAAAGTTTTAGGATATAATAGATTGCAAGACGGAGATGCAACACTGAGAAAAATAGAAACGGCAAAAGAAGAGGAAAGTAGTTTATACCAAATGGCAAGGTTAATGTATAACTACAAAAACAAATATTTCTTAACAGGTACGGTACGTCGCGATGGCTTCTCAGGATTTGGTATAAATGACAAAACTGCTGTATTTCCAACTGGAGCGGTTGCTTGGGTGCTTACCGAAGAAGGTTTTGCTAATGATTCTTCATGGCTAAATTTTTTAAAGCTTCGAGGGTCTTATGGACAATCCGGTAGACGAGGAGTTGAACGTTTACAAACTCGTGCCAAAGTAGATTCTGATCCATCTGTTGTTTTTGGTGACGGAAACGACCCGTCAATAGGGCGATTTATTTCCAGATTAGCAAGTAATTCATTGACTTGGGAAACCACAACTGGTGTTAATTTCGGACTAGATTTTGAAATGTTAAATTCTCGATTAAGTGGTAGTGTTGAGTACTACAACAATAAAACAGAGAATATTCTTTTTGGTATTGCAATTCCTAGGATTACTGGTTTTAGTGGTATTAATGCTAATATTGCTGAGGTTGCAAACAATGGAATTGAGCTTACTTTAAATGGAACTATTGTAAAAAATAAGGATTTTCAATGGAATACATCCTTTAATTTTAACAGAGTTAGAAATGAGATCGTGTCTATTTTAGGAATTTCTAATGATAGCGATAATGATGGAAAAGAAGATGACTTAGCAAGAAACGAACTCTTTATAGGCGAGCCTCAAAATGTTCTCTACAATTATGACATCATAGGAATGTGGCAAATAGCAGATGAGGCAGACGGAACCTTACCTGCTGGTTTTTTTCCAGGAACGTACAAACTTAGAGATTTAAACAATGACGGTAATATTTCTTCAATAGATGATAGAAAAATTGTTGGATACCAAGATCCATCGTATAGATTTGGTATAGCTAATACGATCACTTACAAAGATTTTACTTTTTATGCATTTGTTAACTCTATACAAGGAGGCGATGACTATTATTTAGGAGATGATGCTATTCACTCTAGAAGAGAGCAGTTGTCGTTTACTAATATACCTAGCGGTGGCTTTGATTTTTGGACACCGGAAAACCCGAATGCGAAATACAGAAGATTAGATACCGGTTCGCAACGTGGAGGAACACGATATTCATCAAGAAGCTTTGTTAGATTACAAGATGTAACGCTATCCTATAATATTCCGAATAAAGCGATGAATACACTTGGAATTAGCAATGCTAAGATATTCGTTAGTGGCAAAAACCTTTATACCTGGACCAAGTGGAACGGATGGGACCCGGAAACTGGTGCCGGTTTCGGAGCAGGCGGTGTGCCTACAATGAAAAGTTATTCATTAGGGTTAAATGTTGAATTTTAA
- a CDS encoding FecR family protein gives MKKDSLKNINPQPFSEQEKKQLKERIFHSIHALNRKKRRLQYTLKIAASITVLMGTGLYIMYNNEKPSITDFVKSSKGINVNESNKVTLILANNEDVNIEGDSTSISYSKTGEKVNIGNSKTIAQKTSKNKKAAFNTVLVPYGKRSKIKLSDGSLVWLNSGSKLIYPALFETDKREVYLEGEAIFDVTHNANSPFMVLSQNQKIKVLGTVFNVSSYPDEDNNFVVLESGSVHITYDENLSNKSMTISPGTKANVSIKTKKVSSKIVDVNHYFAWRDGILVLKKHDLQYIMKRLSRYYNVPITIQDKDLAKQTFTGYLDLKEDVEKVIEIISKTTDLKYKKINHNQINITN, from the coding sequence ATGAAAAAAGATTCTTTAAAAAATATAAATCCTCAGCCTTTTTCCGAACAGGAAAAAAAGCAGTTGAAGGAGCGAATCTTTCATTCTATACATGCCTTAAACAGGAAAAAACGCCGACTTCAATATACTCTAAAAATAGCTGCTTCAATTACTGTTTTAATGGGAACTGGCCTATACATTATGTACAATAATGAAAAACCATCTATTACAGACTTTGTAAAATCTTCAAAGGGCATTAATGTTAACGAATCCAATAAGGTAACACTTATACTAGCTAATAACGAAGATGTAAATATAGAGGGTGACTCTACTTCGATAAGCTACTCTAAAACTGGCGAAAAAGTAAACATTGGCAATTCAAAAACAATTGCCCAAAAGACTTCCAAAAACAAAAAAGCTGCTTTTAATACTGTATTGGTCCCATATGGCAAGAGATCGAAAATAAAGCTTTCAGATGGTAGTTTGGTATGGCTAAATTCTGGTTCTAAATTAATATACCCAGCTCTATTCGAAACAGATAAACGAGAAGTTTACTTAGAAGGAGAGGCCATTTTTGATGTTACCCATAATGCAAACAGTCCTTTTATGGTACTATCTCAAAACCAAAAAATTAAAGTATTGGGTACAGTATTTAATGTAAGTAGTTACCCTGATGAAGATAATAATTTTGTTGTACTAGAGAGTGGAAGCGTTCATATAACTTACGATGAAAACCTATCGAACAAAAGCATGACTATTTCGCCAGGCACGAAGGCCAATGTTAGTATTAAGACCAAAAAAGTTAGTTCTAAAATAGTAGATGTAAATCACTATTTCGCTTGGAGAGATGGAATTTTAGTTTTGAAAAAACATGACCTTCAATATATCATGAAACGTCTCTCCAGATATTACAATGTCCCTATTACGATACAAGACAAAGACTTGGCTAAACAAACATTTACTGGGTATCTCGATTTAAAGGAAGACGTAGAAAAAGTTATCGAAATAATTTCGAAAACTACAGATTTAAAATATAAAAAGATAAACCATAATCAAATTAATATAACCAATTAA
- a CDS encoding RNA polymerase sigma factor produces the protein MKKQFLSQKKLIRSLRKGNTHAYTYLVELYYEKLCDYATNLARDDFKSEDIVQNVIVRMWQQREKLKADISIKNYLYKSVYNEFVDQYRKEIAITALEKKYIEGLDFVTMVKDEDETKRIMHFINKEIEQLPNKCRETFLLSKKEGLTYIEIAEFQNVSVNTVEKQMVKAFSILRKRMKEKMISLMFLLFRMKKINP, from the coding sequence TTGAAAAAGCAGTTTTTAAGTCAAAAAAAACTTATACGATCATTAAGAAAAGGTAATACTCATGCCTATACTTATCTCGTAGAGCTTTACTATGAAAAGCTATGTGATTACGCGACTAATCTGGCCAGAGATGATTTTAAGTCGGAAGATATTGTGCAAAATGTAATTGTTAGAATGTGGCAACAGCGAGAAAAATTAAAAGCTGACATTTCGATTAAAAATTATTTATATAAATCTGTTTATAACGAATTTGTTGATCAATATCGAAAAGAAATTGCCATTACTGCATTAGAAAAAAAATATATTGAAGGTTTAGATTTCGTGACTATGGTGAAAGATGAAGATGAGACCAAAAGGATAATGCACTTCATAAATAAAGAAATAGAACAATTACCCAATAAGTGCAGAGAAACCTTCTTATTAAGTAAAAAGGAAGGACTCACTTATATTGAAATTGCAGAATTTCAAAACGTATCCGTAAATACAGTTGAAAAACAAATGGTCAAGGCCTTTTCTATTCTTCGTAAAAGAATGAAAGAAAAGATGATTTCTTTGATGTTTTTATTGTTTAGAATGAAAAAGATCAATCCGTAA
- a CDS encoding RagB/SusD family nutrient uptake outer membrane protein, translating to MKNLRKLIWISLVLVTLGSCNEQEFLKEEAFDFYTPENLFVEPVIIESAITKLHENVRAMLFEQADNSAIFHYTTDYGYDAINPTHALNSWEDKVTPDAGEVEWAWDRFYKIIANANIILGRIDQVDYTSEQERKAHIAEAKFFRAWAYRGLNIIYGGVPITLEETTEAKRDFVRASKQEVWNLVIQDLTEAIPDLPGTDEVVDGRVTKGAGNHLLAEVYIIVKDYDKAIAAATEVIDNSGFALMQNRFGSRSTEPGDVYWDLFRRGNQNRKSGNTESIWVSQYEYLTPGGGNGDNIRFLMPLYWQLKDVNGETLFTGPNENFGGRGIGWWAPSKYWLEDVWAGTNANDMRNSDFNIIRDIVANNPASAFFGQPIVASGAFANDKDEENLNLFNRKWSAIVAKAAPIGNYPDELIVDPVTGLTNNDANHSYRDRYLMRLPETYLLRAEAHLLNGDAGSAANDINAVRTRANAPLVDAADVDIDYILDERARELFGEELRLLTLMRMGNIVERVRMYDPMHNGTYASNGINDHQNIWPIPNSDIERNSEAVLEQNIGYD from the coding sequence ATGAAAAATTTAAGAAAATTAATATGGATTAGTTTAGTCTTAGTTACATTAGGCTCCTGCAATGAACAAGAATTTTTAAAGGAAGAAGCATTTGATTTTTATACTCCAGAAAATTTGTTCGTAGAGCCAGTAATTATAGAATCAGCAATTACTAAGTTGCACGAGAATGTAAGAGCTATGTTGTTCGAACAAGCCGATAATAGTGCTATTTTTCATTATACTACAGATTATGGATATGATGCCATCAATCCTACTCATGCATTAAATTCATGGGAAGATAAAGTGACTCCAGATGCTGGAGAGGTAGAATGGGCATGGGATAGATTTTATAAAATAATTGCTAATGCCAACATTATTTTAGGAAGAATAGATCAAGTAGACTATACTTCTGAACAGGAACGTAAAGCACACATTGCTGAAGCCAAGTTTTTTAGAGCTTGGGCTTATAGAGGCTTAAATATTATTTATGGAGGCGTACCTATAACTTTAGAAGAAACAACAGAAGCTAAAAGAGATTTTGTTAGAGCCTCTAAACAAGAAGTTTGGAATTTGGTTATTCAGGATTTAACTGAGGCCATTCCCGATTTGCCAGGAACAGATGAAGTAGTAGATGGACGAGTAACCAAGGGAGCAGGAAACCATCTTTTAGCAGAAGTATACATTATAGTAAAAGATTACGATAAAGCCATAGCTGCGGCTACAGAAGTTATCGATAACTCAGGATTTGCATTAATGCAGAATCGTTTTGGGTCTAGAAGTACAGAACCTGGAGATGTGTATTGGGATCTTTTTAGAAGAGGTAACCAAAATAGAAAATCTGGCAATACCGAAAGTATTTGGGTAAGTCAATATGAGTACCTTACTCCAGGAGGAGGTAACGGAGATAATATTAGATTTTTAATGCCTTTGTACTGGCAATTAAAAGATGTTAATGGTGAAACTCTTTTTACTGGACCTAATGAAAATTTCGGAGGCCGCGGAATAGGTTGGTGGGCTCCTTCAAAGTATTGGTTAGAAGATGTTTGGGCAGGTACTAATGCAAACGATATGAGAAACTCTGATTTTAACATTATTCGCGATATAGTTGCTAACAACCCTGCATCTGCCTTTTTTGGGCAACCCATTGTAGCTAGCGGCGCATTTGCGAACGATAAAGATGAAGAAAACCTTAATCTTTTTAATAGAAAATGGAGTGCGATAGTTGCAAAAGCAGCACCAATAGGTAATTATCCAGATGAGCTCATAGTAGACCCTGTAACAGGTTTAACCAACAATGATGCAAATCATTCATACCGAGACCGTTATTTAATGAGATTACCTGAAACATATTTATTAAGAGCTGAAGCCCATTTACTTAATGGAGATGCTGGTAGTGCTGCTAATGATATAAATGCCGTAAGAACACGAGCAAATGCTCCTCTAGTAGATGCTGCAGATGTAGATATAGATTACATTCTTGATGAACGCGCAAGAGAACTTTTTGGAGAAGAATTACGTCTTTTAACTTTAATGCGAATGGGTAATATTGTAGAGAGAGTGAGAATGTACGATCCTATGCATAATGGTACATATGCATCTAATGGTATTAATGATCACCAAAATATATGGCCAATACCAAACTCAGACATTGAGCGAAATTCTGAAGCAGTTTTAGAACAGAATATAGGATATGATTAA
- a CDS encoding FecR family protein translates to MNINIEKLIVKFLAKEADLEELKQLEVWISNPENEALFFEFIKTNAFIKMTMSNYDKKRAKANIIRRIKQEKSIFYNKHKGNNIFKYAAAAMIIGVLAATYIFRNDLFEEPIETPSVVVEEPIEMGTDKAILTLEDGSFIELDEDAVFATKNLNSNGKQIVYDTESKSAEKIEYNYLTIPRGGQYAVKLSDGTQVWLNSESQLKYPVSFEAGKPRQVELIYGEAYFDVSPSAKHEGSKFKVFNKSQEIEVLGTEFNVTAYKDETIIYTTLVEGRVVINTSTSKQTLKPNEQSSLNTANNSIDIAKVDVKVVTAWVNGKFIFKGKSLKDITKVLSRWYDVDFEFENKSLEEAKFIGELGKRQNLEKILQLIKNTNYINAYEIKGKKVILK, encoded by the coding sequence GTGAATATAAATATTGAGAAATTAATTGTAAAATTTCTAGCAAAGGAGGCTGATCTTGAAGAACTCAAACAATTGGAAGTATGGATCAGTAACCCAGAGAATGAGGCCCTATTTTTTGAATTCATAAAGACGAATGCTTTTATAAAAATGACGATGAGCAACTATGATAAAAAGAGGGCGAAAGCAAATATAATACGTCGCATAAAACAAGAAAAAAGTATTTTCTATAATAAACATAAGGGCAATAATATATTTAAGTATGCAGCAGCAGCAATGATTATAGGAGTTTTGGCTGCTACCTATATCTTTAGAAATGATTTATTTGAAGAGCCCATAGAAACGCCTTCTGTGGTTGTTGAAGAACCTATAGAAATGGGCACAGATAAAGCCATCCTTACATTAGAAGATGGTTCTTTTATTGAATTGGATGAAGATGCTGTGTTCGCAACAAAAAATTTGAATAGTAATGGCAAACAAATAGTATATGACACAGAGAGTAAAAGCGCTGAAAAAATAGAATATAACTATTTAACAATTCCGAGAGGAGGTCAATACGCTGTGAAGTTGTCTGATGGTACCCAAGTATGGTTAAATTCAGAATCTCAACTAAAGTACCCAGTAAGCTTTGAAGCTGGAAAGCCCCGTCAAGTGGAGTTGATATATGGAGAAGCCTATTTTGATGTGTCTCCAAGTGCCAAACATGAAGGTTCAAAATTTAAGGTATTTAATAAATCTCAAGAAATTGAGGTGTTAGGAACAGAATTTAATGTAACAGCATATAAGGATGAAACAATTATTTATACCACATTGGTAGAAGGTAGGGTGGTGATTAACACTTCGACCTCTAAGCAAACACTTAAACCAAATGAACAGTCAAGTTTGAATACTGCAAACAACAGTATAGATATAGCAAAGGTTGATGTAAAAGTTGTAACGGCTTGGGTTAATGGCAAATTCATTTTTAAAGGTAAGTCACTAAAAGATATCACCAAAGTACTATCTAGATGGTATGATGTAGATTTTGAATTTGAAAACAAATCGCTCGAAGAAGCTAAATTTATAGGAGAGCTAGGTAAGCGTCAAAATCTGGAAAAAATATTACAATTAATTAAAAACACAAATTATATAAATGCCTATGAAATAAAAGGAAAAAAAGTAATACTAAAATAA
- a CDS encoding RNA polymerase sigma factor encodes MKADKKAYLEHNLSDSIIWAKIKQGDTGALGELYDRYVDDLFLYGLKQTKEKDYIEDCIHDLFLDLYKYKAKLADTDNVKYYLLKSLKRKIIKKYNKKVVPIQSDDSLSILQSSTNSIESEESKIINSESILKQSMMLEGALKELTEKQRKSVILRIVEDMPYEEIAQIMGISVPSVRTNIYRALKLLRKSPILFLIFTASGMSFIKWLF; translated from the coding sequence ATGAAAGCAGATAAAAAAGCATATCTAGAACATAATCTGTCTGATAGTATTATTTGGGCAAAAATAAAGCAAGGAGACACTGGTGCGCTAGGAGAGTTATACGATCGGTATGTTGACGATTTATTTCTTTATGGTTTGAAGCAAACCAAAGAAAAAGACTATATAGAAGATTGTATTCATGACTTATTTCTGGATTTGTACAAATACAAAGCAAAATTAGCCGATACGGATAATGTAAAATACTATCTGTTAAAATCCTTAAAAAGAAAAATAATTAAAAAATATAATAAAAAGGTGGTTCCTATTCAAAGCGACGATTCACTTTCCATTCTACAATCTTCTACCAATAGTATAGAATCTGAAGAATCTAAAATTATTAACTCAGAGTCCATACTAAAACAAAGCATGATGCTCGAAGGTGCTTTAAAAGAGCTAACCGAAAAGCAAAGAAAAAGTGTTATACTTAGAATAGTTGAAGATATGCCTTATGAAGAAATTGCCCAAATAATGGGCATTTCCGTACCTTCTGTTAGAACTAATATTTATAGAGCTTTAAAACTTCTAAGAAAGTCCCCCATCTTATTTCTAATCTTTACAGCTTCCGGAATGTCATTCATTAAATGGCTTTTTTAA